The Actinomycetota bacterium region GTCGTTATCCTCACCTCCTCGCGCGAGGAACGTGATCTCATCGAGGGCTATTCGCTCGGCGTGAACGCGTACGTCGTCAAGCCGGTGCGCTTCGCAGAGTTCGTCGACGCGGTCGCTCAGCTTGGGGCGTTCTGGGCGATCGTCAACGAGCCACCGCCCAACACCGCACGATAACCACAAGGGATGGACGATGGAACGATTGACGATTCTGCACCTCGAGGACAGCCCGATGGACCAGGAGCTGATCGCGGCGGTCTTGAAGGGCGAGCTGGACTGCACGGTCGAGGCCGTTGGCACGCGAGATGCATTCACCGCCGCACTGGAAACATGCGCTCCTGATGTGATTCTTCTCGACTACAACGTCCCGGGATTCGACGGATTGACGGCGCTGGAGCTAGCACGCGAACGGTTCCCCGACATCCCGGTGATCTTCGTCTCAGGCACCTTGGGCGACGAGCTCGCCGCGCAGATCATCAAGCGCGGGGCCTGCGACTACGTCTTGAAAGATCATACAGCCAGTCTGCCTTCCGCCATCCTCCGCGCACTGGAGGAAAGCCGCATGCAGACCGCCTATCGGGAAGCGCAGGAGGAACTGCGCCGGGCCAACGACGAGCTTGAGTTCAAGGTGCTCTCGCGGACCGCCGAACTAGCAGCCATGAACGAGAGGCTCGAGAACGAGGCCAGAGAACGGCGGTACGCTGAAACACGTTTGGAGAACGCGCTGAAATACGCGCCTTTCCCGATCATGCTGCATGCCGAGGATGGCCAGGTCCTGGTGGTCAACGAGTGCTGGCAGCAGACCACGGGCTACTCGTCAGCCGACATCCCGACAATCGAGGATTGGACCGAGAAGGCCTACGGCTCGCGCAAGGACATGGTGCGCTCAAACATCAAGCATCTCTTCGAGTCGGATGCGCCGATCGAGGAGGGCGAGGACACGATCACGACACACGAAGGCGCCACAAGGGCATGGGCGTTCAAGTCCGCACCACTCGGTCGAGACTCGAGCGGCCGGAGACTTGTCATCACCATGTCGATGGATGTCACCGACCGCAAGCAAACCGAACAGGACCTCGACGCGGCGAGACTGGCGGCGGAGACAGCGAACGTGGCGAAATCGAGATTCCTCGCAAACATGAGTCACGAGTTGCGCACACCACTCGGAACCACCATCGGGTTCGCGCAGCTGTTGCAGGAGCAGCTCCTAGGAGATCTCAACCTCAAGCAGCAGGAACAGGTCGGCTACATCCTGGAAAGTGCGCGGCACCTGCTCTCCTTGATCAACGACATCCTCGACCTCTCCAAGATCGAGGCCGGCAAGATGGAGCTGAGACCATCTCAGGTTCGTCTCGCAGATCTGCTGGAGGGCAGCCTCAACATGGTCAGAGAACAGTGCCTCAGGAAGGGAGTGGCGCTGGCTTTGGAGCTTGGCCCCGACGCACAGGCGGTACTCCTCACAGCCGATGAGCGCATGTTGAAGCAGGTGATGTTCAACCTGTTGTCCAATGCGATGAAGTTCACACCGCGCGACGGGAGAAACATTGTCAGCGCGCGGATCGAGCGCGACGAGATCGTGGTCTCCGTAGTCGATACCGGAATCGGGATCGCTCCCGAGCAACAAGAGGCCATCTTCGAGGAGTTCTACCAGGTCCGGAGCGACTACTCCGACAAGACGGCCGGCACGGGACTGGGTTTGCCACTGGTCGCGCAGATGGTGGCCTTGCACGGAGGACGAACGTGGTTGGAGAGCGCCGGCATCGACAAGGGCAGCACCTTCTCCTTCGCCATACCGCTCAAGCGCCAGGACGAGCCAACGGAGGAAGCAGCGGAGCAGGAGGCGTCGAACGAGGGGCCTCTCGACACGATCGAGACCTTCATCTCGCACCACGATCACGTGTGCCTCTGCCGGTTCGAGCCCCTCGACCTATCTGCACCGGTCGACCACGTTGCCCTGCTGCAGGGTCTGGAGTCCGGCAAACGAGCAGGCGATCTCGTTCTCGAAATCGCGAGCGAGAGATATGCGTTGCTTCTCACCGACATTGGCCGACAAGACGCCGAAACAGCATGCCGCAGAATCGCCGTTTCACTCGAAACGACCCTCGCAATGCCCTGGCATTGGGCGATAGCCGTGTCCCCGGACGAAGGACGCGACCCCGAAGGGCTGCTTGAGATCCTGAGCGCCAGAATCGTAGACACGCCATGAGCACGATACTGATCGTGGACGACAACCCGGGACACCTCGCCCTCCTCAGCGACGTGCTCCAAGCCGAGGGCCACACCACCCAGGCAGCAGAGAGCGGTGAGCAGGCGATCGAACTGGCCCTGTCCACGACGCCCGATCTGATACTCATGGACATACAGATAGGCGACATGGGCGGCGTCGAAGCGCTGTCTGTGCTCAGACAGAACCCTGCCACTCGTGCCGTTCCCATCATAGCGGTCACCGCACTGGCGATGGACGGCGACAAAGAGCGGCTCCTCGCGGCCGGATTCGATGATTACCTGTCAAAGCCCGTCGACCTTGCCGTTGTTCGTAAGATCGTGCAGCGCTTTCTCTCCTCGGCTGAGGACGGGAGGACGTGAACGTGAAGGAAGAAAGACGCAAGGTCCTCATCGTCGACGATGAGGAGCGCCTCCGCGGCGTTCTTGAGGCCAGGGTAGGCGCCATGGGTCACGAGGTTCTCGTCGCGGCCGACGGAGAGGAGGCGCTGGCCCGTGCCCGGAGTGACAGCCCGGACCTCATACTCCTCGACGTGATGATGCCCGAACTCGACGGGTTCTCGGTCGCCCGGATACTCAAGGACTCGCCGGAGACAAGCCACATCCCGATCGTCATGGTCACCGCGCTAAGCGATGTCGAGGATCGCGTACGAGCGCTGGAGGCGGGTGCAGACGACTTCCTCACGAAGCCCGTGGAGCCGACGGAACTGACCGCACGGGTCCGATCGCTCCTCAAGGTGAAAGCGTACAACGACTACATGCGTCACCACCAAGAAGAACTCGAGTTGGCGGTCACGAACAGAACGAAAGAGCTCCAGTTCGCGCTCGACCGACTTGAGGTGGCATCCCTGGACACCATCTACCGACTCTCCCGTGCAGCCGAATACAGGGACGACGATACCGGGGCGCACGTCAAGCGAGTGAGCCACTGCGCCGCCATCATCGCAAGTCAGATGGGACAACCTGCGGCATTCAACGACATGGTCCTAAGGGCAGCACCCATGCACGACGTCGGCAAGATCGGCATCCCAGACGCCGTACTCTTGAAGCCCGGGAAGTTGAACACGGAGGAGTGGCGCATCATGCAAACGCATGTCGAGATAGGCGTCAACCTGCTCTCGGGCTCCGATTCTGAGCTGCTGCAGCTGGCCGAGACTATAGCGGGGACCCATCACGAACGGTGGGACGGGGCCGGTTACCCAAACGGTCTCGCAGGAAAGACGATACCCCTGGCCGGACGCATCGCGGCGGTGGCGGATGTCTTCGACGCAGTGTGCTCGAAACGGCCCTACAAAGAGGCCATGACGCCAGAAGATGCATTTACTCTCATCGTTTCCGAAAGCGACGGCCAGTTCGACCCCGAGGTAGTTGACGCTTTCGTCGCCGCCCGAGACGACATCATGGACACACTACTGGAACTGAACCTACACGTCGGCTGAGCGCGCGCAGAGCGACTCAGCCGACATCTCACCTACACGTAGGTGTAGAGCTTCCCGTAGGGCCGGTGGCTGATCGGCACGAGCTTCGTGAACGGCACCGAGAGCACATCGTCGACGTCCATGTCGAACGCCTCGCAGTACTCCTCGAGCACGGGCCGCAACTCCGCGATGTCTTCCTCATCGGCCACGAAGATGCCGACCTCTTTGCCGCACTGCCACGGCTCGACTTCTCCGCGCAGGTAGACCGTGCCGCCGTGCATGCCGGTCGCGAGATACCCCCCCACGAGCGGCCCGTCGAACTGCGAATTCATCCCGAGCAACACGAGCAACCCTCCGGCCATGTACTCGCCGAAGAAGTCGCGCGACTTCCCGCCGCAAACCATCACGGGCCGCAGTCCCTCGTAGGCCTTCATGTGGATTCCGACCCGGTAGCCGACATCGCCCTTGATGAAAACGGACCCGCCGCGCATCCCATAGCCGAGAACATCGCCGGCATCGCCGTGAACGATCACCTTGCCAGCGTTCATCGTGTTGCCGACGCCGTCTTGCGCATTGCCGAAGACCTCGACCGTTGGCCCGTCCATGAACATCGCCAGGTCCTGGCCGACCGTTCCGTGCACCTCGATGCGAACGCCGCCCGCACGGATGCCGGTCCCGATGTAGCGCTGCCCGTTCACGTTGAGCAGCTTCACGGTCTTGGCGCCATCCGAGATGGCGCGGCGGACAGCCTCGTTGACGTTGCGGTAGTAGACGCTCTGCGCGTCGATCGTGGTGACATCGCCGTCAACGGTCACCTGCGGATCCACCCGCAGGTAGCCTTCAAGGGGTCCGGCGCTCTTGGTATCTGCTGTCATCTCGCTCCTCCCCTACATCCCGGCCGGTTTGACACCGAGAATCTCGCAGGTCTGCGCATCGAGACCGTTGGCGCGCAGCCGCTCACGGCTACCACGTAGCGACTCGACCGCATTGACACCCAACGCGCCCAGGATCTCCTGCAGCTCGTGACTCCAGGC contains the following coding sequences:
- a CDS encoding ATP-binding protein; translation: MERLTILHLEDSPMDQELIAAVLKGELDCTVEAVGTRDAFTAALETCAPDVILLDYNVPGFDGLTALELARERFPDIPVIFVSGTLGDELAAQIIKRGACDYVLKDHTASLPSAILRALEESRMQTAYREAQEELRRANDELEFKVLSRTAELAAMNERLENEARERRYAETRLENALKYAPFPIMLHAEDGQVLVVNECWQQTTGYSSADIPTIEDWTEKAYGSRKDMVRSNIKHLFESDAPIEEGEDTITTHEGATRAWAFKSAPLGRDSSGRRLVITMSMDVTDRKQTEQDLDAARLAAETANVAKSRFLANMSHELRTPLGTTIGFAQLLQEQLLGDLNLKQQEQVGYILESARHLLSLINDILDLSKIEAGKMELRPSQVRLADLLEGSLNMVREQCLRKGVALALELGPDAQAVLLTADERMLKQVMFNLLSNAMKFTPRDGRNIVSARIERDEIVVSVVDTGIGIAPEQQEAIFEEFYQVRSDYSDKTAGTGLGLPLVAQMVALHGGRTWLESAGIDKGSTFSFAIPLKRQDEPTEEAAEQEASNEGPLDTIETFISHHDHVCLCRFEPLDLSAPVDHVALLQGLESGKRAGDLVLEIASERYALLLTDIGRQDAETACRRIAVSLETTLAMPWHWAIAVSPDEGRDPEGLLEILSARIVDTP
- a CDS encoding response regulator, whose amino-acid sequence is MSTILIVDDNPGHLALLSDVLQAEGHTTQAAESGEQAIELALSTTPDLILMDIQIGDMGGVEALSVLRQNPATRAVPIIAVTALAMDGDKERLLAAGFDDYLSKPVDLAVVRKIVQRFLSSAEDGRT
- a CDS encoding response regulator — encoded protein: MKEERRKVLIVDDEERLRGVLEARVGAMGHEVLVAADGEEALARARSDSPDLILLDVMMPELDGFSVARILKDSPETSHIPIVMVTALSDVEDRVRALEAGADDFLTKPVEPTELTARVRSLLKVKAYNDYMRHHQEELELAVTNRTKELQFALDRLEVASLDTIYRLSRAAEYRDDDTGAHVKRVSHCAAIIASQMGQPAAFNDMVLRAAPMHDVGKIGIPDAVLLKPGKLNTEEWRIMQTHVEIGVNLLSGSDSELLQLAETIAGTHHERWDGAGYPNGLAGKTIPLAGRIAAVADVFDAVCSKRPYKEAMTPEDAFTLIVSESDGQFDPEVVDAFVAARDDIMDTLLELNLHVG